In a single window of the Actinomycetota bacterium genome:
- a CDS encoding DUF2088 domain-containing protein, producing the protein MAAEEGPWEQLARGVELAFPAGLAIPRMFDVELSVPEPAPVADVEAAARAEVVGRLAGSVQPGMTVAVGGGSRGFTDRVALLRGAIDGLRALGADPFVVPAMGSHGGATADGQRAMLASLGMDEGALGCAIRSTMETVEVARTAAGMPLYLDRDAAGADRILPVNRIKPHTCFKGPIESGCTKMAVVGFGKQPGAAQIHSCGPVEMRERLLDGIAALRATGRLLGGVASVESASGAVVEVRALRADEVGGASEVALTERARELVPPLPFDEIDVLVVERGGKDISGTTIDPNVTGRFWVAGLDDLDRPRVATIVLLGLTDVTAGNVLGIGFADFIPLSVANAIDWQKTYVNSFTAGPSGIRRARMPMVLPDEDACIKAALAMCGRALDEPKRVVRIRSTLHLTRCSVSEALLGELPAGARLV; encoded by the coding sequence ATGGCCGCCGAGGAAGGCCCCTGGGAGCAGTTGGCGCGTGGGGTCGAGCTGGCGTTCCCGGCCGGCTTGGCGATCCCCCGCATGTTCGACGTCGAGCTCAGCGTCCCGGAGCCGGCGCCGGTCGCCGACGTGGAGGCGGCGGCGCGCGCCGAAGTTGTCGGGCGCCTCGCCGGCAGCGTGCAGCCGGGGATGACCGTGGCCGTCGGAGGCGGCAGCCGCGGCTTCACCGACCGCGTGGCCCTGCTGCGCGGCGCCATCGACGGGCTGCGTGCTCTCGGGGCGGATCCGTTCGTGGTGCCGGCGATGGGCTCACACGGTGGCGCCACCGCCGACGGACAGCGGGCGATGCTCGCGTCGCTCGGGATGGACGAGGGTGCGCTCGGCTGCGCGATCCGCTCGACGATGGAGACCGTCGAGGTCGCCCGCACGGCGGCGGGGATGCCGCTCTACCTCGACCGTGACGCCGCCGGCGCCGACCGGATCCTGCCGGTGAACCGCATCAAGCCGCACACCTGCTTCAAGGGGCCGATCGAGAGTGGGTGCACGAAGATGGCCGTCGTCGGCTTCGGCAAGCAGCCGGGCGCGGCGCAGATCCACTCCTGCGGGCCGGTCGAGATGCGTGAACGGCTGCTCGACGGCATCGCCGCCCTGCGGGCCACCGGCCGCCTGCTCGGCGGTGTCGCGTCCGTCGAGTCCGCTTCGGGGGCGGTGGTCGAGGTGCGCGCCCTGCGCGCCGACGAGGTCGGGGGCGCGTCCGAGGTCGCGCTCACCGAGCGGGCGCGCGAGCTCGTCCCGCCGCTGCCGTTCGACGAGATCGACGTGCTCGTCGTCGAACGCGGCGGCAAGGACATCTCGGGGACGACGATCGACCCGAACGTCACCGGTCGCTTCTGGGTGGCCGGGCTCGACGACCTCGACCGTCCCCGCGTGGCCACCATCGTGCTGCTCGGCCTTACGGACGTGACCGCGGGGAACGTGCTCGGCATCGGCTTCGCCGATTTCATCCCGTTATCGGTGGCGAACGCCATCGACTGGCAGAAGACCTACGTGAACAGCTTCACCGCCGGGCCGTCGGGCATCCGGCGGGCACGGATGCCGATGGTGCTCCCAGACGAAGACGCCTGCATCAAGGCTGCGCTCGCGATGTGTGGTCGCGCGCTCGACGAACCGAAGCGGGTGGTGCGCATCCGCTCCACCTTGCACCTCACCCGCTGCTCGGTGTCCGAGGCGCTGCTCGGCGAGCTCCCTGCAGGCGCGCGGCTCGTCTAG
- a CDS encoding (2Fe-2S)-binding protein: MGPCVAGAAQPGHERSRGTIVQITVTVNGVTSSHDVEPRTLLVHYIREHLGLTGTNIGCDTSSCGACTVHVDGRSVKSCTMLAVQADGAEIKTIEGLASEDGTLHPMQQAFMENHGLQCGYCTPGMVMAAVSLLEEQPNPSERDVRLGLEGNLCRCTGYHNIVQAVLACAAK; encoded by the coding sequence ATGGGGCCCTGCGTCGCCGGGGCGGCGCAGCCAGGCCACGAGCGATCCAGGGGGACCATCGTGCAGATCACAGTCACCGTCAACGGCGTCACCAGCAGCCACGACGTCGAACCCCGCACCTTGCTGGTGCACTACATCCGCGAGCACCTCGGGCTGACCGGCACCAACATCGGGTGCGACACGTCGTCTTGCGGGGCGTGCACCGTGCACGTCGACGGCAGGTCGGTGAAGAGCTGCACGATGCTCGCGGTGCAAGCCGACGGGGCCGAGATCAAGACGATCGAGGGGCTTGCCTCCGAGGACGGCACGCTGCACCCGATGCAGCAGGCCTTCATGGAGAACCACGGGCTGCAGTGCGGGTACTGCACCCCGGGCATGGTGATGGCGGCGGTCAGCCTGCTCGAAGAGCAGCCGAACCCCTCCGAGCGCGACGTGCGCCTCGGGCTCGAAGGCAACCTGTGCCGGTGCACCGGTTACCACAACATCGTGCAGGCGGTGCTCGCCTGCGCCGCGAAGTGA
- a CDS encoding MazG family protein, whose amino-acid sequence MTKPRVVVVGLGPGGPEYVTNDTLAHVEAVRHRYLRTALHPSAVVVPGATSFDHFYESAASFAEVYERITDELVAAAREHGEVLYAVPGSPLVLERTVRRLLDQAGRTDETPVEIEVRPAMSFLDVVWARLGVDPVEVGVRLVDGHTFATSAAGDTGPLLVAHCHANWVLSEVKLAVEDASGDEPVVILQRLGTATEAIVETTWAELDRTVIADHLTSVYVPELAAPVARELERFHQLARTLRERCPWDRVQTHRSLVPYLLEETYEVVDALGALGTGEASADDALVEELGDLLYQIEFHATIAEQEGRFTMADVARGIHDKLVRRHPHVFAEGGEAGDADADTVVATWDEIKRAERAERGGEHSVFDGVPRALPSLAYASAVLKRAAKAGHAAVESEPGQAGIDDIGAELWALVVEARRRGVDAEVLLREVANSFRGQVEAAAARRAGG is encoded by the coding sequence TTGACCAAGCCTCGGGTCGTCGTCGTCGGGCTCGGCCCCGGCGGACCCGAGTACGTCACGAACGACACGCTCGCCCACGTCGAGGCCGTCCGACACCGCTACCTCCGCACGGCGCTGCACCCGAGCGCCGTCGTGGTCCCCGGAGCCACCTCGTTCGACCACTTCTACGAGTCCGCGGCATCGTTCGCCGAGGTCTACGAGCGGATCACCGACGAGCTCGTCGCGGCAGCGCGCGAGCACGGTGAGGTGCTGTACGCCGTGCCGGGTTCGCCGCTCGTGTTGGAGCGCACCGTGCGTCGTTTGCTCGACCAAGCCGGCCGCACGGACGAGACGCCCGTGGAGATCGAGGTACGGCCGGCGATGTCGTTCCTCGACGTCGTCTGGGCACGACTCGGCGTCGACCCGGTCGAGGTCGGCGTTCGCCTGGTCGACGGCCACACCTTCGCCACCTCGGCTGCCGGTGACACCGGACCGCTGCTGGTGGCCCACTGCCACGCGAACTGGGTGCTGTCCGAGGTGAAGCTCGCGGTCGAGGACGCGAGCGGCGACGAGCCGGTGGTGATCCTGCAGCGCCTCGGCACCGCCACCGAGGCGATCGTGGAGACGACATGGGCGGAGCTGGACCGCACCGTGATCGCCGACCATCTGACCTCGGTGTACGTACCGGAGCTGGCGGCACCCGTGGCGAGAGAACTGGAGCGCTTCCACCAGCTCGCCCGCACCCTGCGCGAGCGCTGCCCGTGGGACCGCGTGCAGACCCATCGCTCACTCGTCCCCTACCTGCTGGAGGAGACGTACGAGGTGGTCGATGCGCTCGGCGCGCTCGGCACCGGCGAGGCGTCGGCCGACGACGCGTTGGTGGAAGAGCTCGGCGACCTGCTGTACCAGATCGAGTTCCACGCCACGATCGCCGAGCAAGAGGGGCGGTTCACGATGGCCGACGTCGCGCGGGGCATCCACGACAAGCTCGTGCGCCGTCACCCCCACGTGTTCGCCGAGGGGGGCGAGGCAGGCGACGCCGACGCCGACACGGTCGTGGCGACGTGGGACGAGATCAAGCGCGCCGAGCGCGCCGAGCGGGGCGGGGAGCACTCTGTGTTCGACGGCGTGCCGCGCGCGCTCCCCTCGCTCGCCTATGCGTCGGCGGTATTGAAGCGGGCGGCGAAGGCTGGCCACGCGGCGGTGGAGAGCGAGCCCGGCCAGGCCGGAATCGACGACATCGGCGCCGAGCTGTGGGCGCTCGTCGTCGAGGCACGCCGGCGAGGGGTCGACGCCGAAGTGCTCCTGCGCGAGGTCGCCAACTCGTTCCGCGGCCAGGTCGAAGCCGCGGCCGCGCGCCGCGCCGGCGGCTGA
- a CDS encoding septum formation initiator family protein: protein MSSGTRTTSIPRPSKPTRRSGGAADAGARSFIQRRPSRVVMGTIALAIVFALAAALLLLPLRDWLRQRDDLAERSAELVTLEQATARLAEDVARLQTPEGIEDAAREELGYVEQGEQRLAVVEVPSGSTDLPEGWPYSLVEQIIAARRGAPATTTP from the coding sequence GTGAGCAGCGGGACCCGCACCACGAGCATCCCGCGCCCGTCGAAGCCGACGCGCCGTAGCGGCGGGGCCGCCGACGCGGGCGCGCGCAGCTTCATCCAGCGCCGGCCGTCGCGCGTGGTGATGGGCACCATCGCTCTCGCCATCGTGTTCGCCCTTGCCGCCGCGCTGCTCCTGCTGCCACTGCGCGACTGGCTCAGGCAGCGAGACGACCTGGCCGAGCGGAGCGCCGAGCTGGTCACGCTGGAGCAGGCCACTGCCCGCCTGGCCGAGGACGTCGCGCGCCTCCAGACACCCGAGGGCATCGAAGACGCCGCCCGCGAAGAGCTCGGCTACGTAGAGCAGGGCGAGCAGCGCCTGGCGGTGGTCGAGGTGCCGTCGGGGTCCACCGATCTCCCCGAGGGCTGGCCCTACAGCCTGGTGGAGCAGATCATCGCCGCCCGCCGAGGCGCCCCGGCAACGACGACGCCGTAG
- a CDS encoding xanthine dehydrogenase family protein molybdopterin-binding subunit: MTGGSILGNRVLRKEDPKFLTAGGRYIDDMRDEPLLAGAAYVTYVRSTVAHGRVLSIDVSAAAQMPGVIGVFTAADLGLQPVAATFNPMVARTYLASDKVRYVGEPLAAVVHEQPDQGEDAAEAVIVDYDVLEAHVDMEAALASDTLIFEAAGSNAVFDTTALGMPDNTGDAFFEGCDVVVKGRFVNQRVAPCPLEVRGSSVAWVDGRLYQWISTQHAQGLKDSIVAANGITAEQLRVITPDVGGGFGAKIGTYPEEVLLGRLAKEVGRPLHWRETRSESMVALGHGRGQIQYIAIGGTRDGVVQAYQMNVLQDGGAFVEMGTILAPFMTRPMASGVYAIPKIECRTTSVLTNTTPIVAYRGAGRPEATAAIERAMDMFAAEIGLDPVDVRRKNLIPAFAEPYTTASGQTYDVGDYEAALDKVLAAADYTSLRAEQQRRRAAGDVRQLGIGVSVYVEITGGVPPFGDDATIEVSDSGRAVVYTGTSPHGQGHVTAWSMLAHEQTGIPMDQIDVVWGDTDIVPVGGGTMGSRSLQQGGAAVHQAAIELVEKAKEVASRLLEADVADVELDTERAVFHVSGTPAVAKSWADLAVASRADGGQLGVTTTFAAAMPTFPFGAHVAVVEVDTETGAVTHIRHVACDDAGRVLNPMLLEGQIHGGVAQGVAQALLEEVRYDEDGNPITSNLADYSMISAAELPSVEVIHMETPTFVNPLGAKGIGESGTIGSTPAVQSAVVDAVAHLGVRHIDMPATAERVWTAIAAARSAG; encoded by the coding sequence GTGACTGGTGGCAGCATCCTCGGCAACCGTGTGCTCCGCAAGGAGGACCCCAAGTTCCTCACCGCCGGCGGGCGCTACATCGACGACATGCGCGACGAACCGCTGCTCGCCGGCGCCGCGTACGTCACCTACGTGCGCTCGACCGTCGCCCACGGGCGGGTGCTGTCGATCGACGTGAGCGCCGCCGCGCAGATGCCAGGAGTGATCGGGGTCTTCACCGCCGCCGACCTCGGGCTGCAACCGGTGGCCGCGACGTTCAATCCGATGGTCGCGCGCACCTACCTCGCGAGCGACAAGGTCCGCTACGTCGGTGAACCGCTCGCCGCCGTCGTGCACGAGCAGCCCGACCAGGGCGAGGACGCGGCCGAGGCCGTGATCGTCGACTACGACGTGCTCGAGGCCCACGTCGACATGGAAGCCGCGCTCGCGTCCGACACGCTCATCTTCGAAGCGGCCGGCTCCAACGCGGTGTTCGACACCACCGCGCTCGGCATGCCCGACAACACCGGCGACGCGTTCTTCGAGGGCTGCGACGTGGTGGTGAAGGGCCGCTTCGTCAACCAGCGCGTCGCCCCCTGCCCGCTCGAGGTGCGCGGCTCTTCGGTGGCGTGGGTGGACGGGCGGCTGTACCAGTGGATCTCCACCCAGCACGCGCAGGGCCTGAAGGACTCGATCGTCGCTGCGAACGGGATCACGGCCGAGCAGCTACGGGTGATCACCCCCGACGTCGGCGGCGGCTTCGGCGCGAAGATCGGGACGTACCCCGAAGAGGTGCTGCTCGGGCGGTTGGCGAAAGAGGTCGGCCGGCCGCTGCACTGGCGGGAGACCCGCAGCGAGAGCATGGTCGCCCTCGGCCACGGACGCGGCCAAATCCAGTACATCGCGATCGGCGGAACCCGCGACGGCGTCGTCCAGGCGTACCAGATGAACGTGCTCCAAGACGGCGGCGCGTTCGTCGAGATGGGCACGATCCTCGCCCCGTTCATGACCCGCCCGATGGCGAGCGGAGTCTACGCGATCCCGAAGATCGAGTGCCGCACCACCTCGGTGCTGACGAACACCACCCCGATCGTCGCCTACCGCGGCGCCGGGCGCCCGGAGGCGACGGCGGCGATCGAACGGGCGATGGACATGTTCGCCGCGGAGATCGGCCTCGACCCGGTCGACGTCCGCCGCAAGAACCTGATCCCCGCGTTCGCCGAGCCGTACACCACCGCGTCGGGGCAGACGTACGACGTCGGCGACTACGAAGCCGCGCTCGACAAGGTGCTCGCCGCTGCGGACTACACCTCGCTGCGGGCCGAGCAGCAACGGCGCCGCGCCGCCGGCGACGTGCGCCAGCTCGGCATCGGGGTGAGCGTCTACGTGGAGATCACCGGCGGCGTGCCACCCTTCGGCGACGACGCGACGATCGAGGTCTCCGACAGCGGACGCGCCGTCGTCTACACCGGCACCTCGCCGCACGGGCAGGGACACGTCACGGCGTGGAGCATGCTGGCCCACGAGCAGACCGGCATCCCGATGGACCAGATCGACGTCGTCTGGGGCGACACCGACATCGTCCCCGTCGGCGGCGGCACGATGGGTTCACGTTCCCTCCAGCAGGGCGGCGCCGCGGTCCACCAGGCAGCGATCGAGCTCGTCGAGAAGGCGAAGGAGGTCGCTTCACGCCTGCTCGAGGCCGACGTCGCCGACGTCGAGCTCGACACCGAGCGCGCCGTGTTCCACGTTTCGGGGACCCCGGCTGTGGCGAAGTCGTGGGCCGACCTCGCGGTGGCATCGAGGGCCGACGGCGGCCAACTCGGTGTCACCACCACGTTCGCGGCGGCGATGCCGACGTTCCCGTTCGGCGCCCACGTAGCCGTCGTCGAGGTCGACACGGAGACCGGCGCGGTGACCCACATCCGCCACGTCGCGTGCGACGACGCCGGCCGGGTGCTCAACCCGATGCTGCTCGAAGGCCAGATCCACGGCGGCGTGGCGCAGGGCGTGGCCCAGGCGCTGCTCGAAGAGGTGCGTTACGACGAGGACGGCAACCCGATCACGTCGAACCTCGCCGACTACTCGATGATCTCGGCCGCCGAACTGCCCTCGGTCGAGGTCATCCACATGGAGACGCCGACGTTCGTCAACCCGCTCGGGGCCAAGGGCATCGGCGAATCGGGCACGATCGGTTCCACGCCTGCCGTGCAGTCCGCGGTCGTCGACGCCGTGGCCCACCTCGGCGTGCGCCACATCGACATGCCGGCCACCGCCGAGCGGGTGTGGACGGCGATCGCCGCCGCTAGGTCGGCCGGCTAG
- the eno gene encoding phosphopyruvate hydratase, whose protein sequence is MSEIVQVVGREILDSRGNPTVEVEIELASGAVGRAAVPSGASTGEHEAVELRDGGDRYDGKGVRTAVGFVNGEIADSLDGLDALDQRLVDAMLVDLDGTDSKARLGANAILGVSLAVAKAAADELDMPLYRYVGGPNAHVLPVPMMNVINGGAHADNNVDLQEFMVMPIGAPSFSEALRWGAQTYQALKRLLHARGLATAVGDEGGFAPNLASNEEAVRVLVEAIESAGFVPGTEIAIALDPAMSELYRDGAYHLDGEGKVLSAAEMVAYWSRLLDAYPIVSIEDGMAEDDWAGWEALTVAVGHRVQLVGDDLFVTNAARLQMGIDRRVANSVLVKVNQIGTLTETLETVELATRHAYTSVMSHRSGETEDATIADLAVATNCGQIKTGAPARSDRVAKYNQLLRIEEHLGEAAAYRGRSALAPRRSAAQR, encoded by the coding sequence ATGAGCGAGATCGTGCAGGTCGTCGGCCGGGAGATCCTCGATTCGCGTGGCAACCCCACCGTCGAGGTCGAGATCGAGCTGGCCTCGGGTGCCGTCGGACGTGCGGCGGTGCCGTCGGGCGCGAGCACCGGCGAGCACGAGGCCGTCGAGCTGCGCGACGGCGGGGACCGCTACGACGGCAAGGGAGTGCGCACCGCCGTCGGTTTCGTAAACGGCGAGATCGCCGACTCCCTCGACGGTCTCGACGCCCTCGACCAGCGCCTCGTCGACGCGATGCTGGTCGATCTGGACGGCACCGACTCGAAGGCCCGGCTCGGCGCGAACGCGATCCTCGGAGTGAGCCTGGCCGTGGCCAAGGCGGCCGCCGACGAGCTCGACATGCCGCTCTATCGCTACGTCGGCGGGCCGAACGCGCACGTCCTGCCGGTGCCGATGATGAACGTGATCAACGGTGGCGCGCACGCCGACAACAACGTCGACCTGCAGGAGTTCATGGTGATGCCGATCGGCGCGCCGAGCTTCTCGGAGGCCCTGCGCTGGGGAGCGCAGACGTACCAAGCGCTGAAGCGGCTCCTGCATGCGCGCGGTCTGGCGACGGCCGTCGGCGACGAAGGCGGTTTCGCTCCTAACCTCGCGTCCAACGAGGAGGCAGTGCGCGTCCTCGTCGAGGCGATCGAGTCGGCCGGCTTCGTGCCCGGGACCGAGATCGCCATCGCCCTCGACCCGGCGATGAGCGAGCTCTACCGCGACGGCGCCTACCACCTGGACGGCGAGGGCAAGGTGCTCTCCGCCGCCGAGATGGTCGCCTACTGGTCACGCCTGCTCGACGCGTACCCGATCGTGTCCATCGAAGACGGCATGGCCGAGGACGACTGGGCCGGGTGGGAAGCGCTGACGGTGGCCGTCGGGCACCGCGTGCAGCTCGTCGGCGACGACCTGTTCGTCACGAACGCCGCCCGCCTGCAGATGGGGATCGACCGCCGGGTCGCGAACAGCGTGCTCGTCAAGGTGAACCAGATCGGGACTCTGACCGAGACCTTGGAGACGGTCGAGCTCGCCACGCGCCACGCCTACACCAGCGTGATGAGCCACCGCAGCGGCGAGACCGAGGACGCGACGATCGCCGACCTGGCCGTGGCCACCAACTGCGGCCAGATCAAGACCGGCGCACCCGCCCGCAGTGATCGCGTCGCCAAGTACAACCAGCTCCTGCGCATCGAAGAGCACCTCGGCGAGGCAGCCGCGTACCGCGGCCGCAGCGCGCTCGCCCCCCGCCGGTCCGCCGCGCAGCGGTAG
- the mfd gene encoding transcription-repair coupling factor, with translation MSSPSPSLAQLASLPPLLRDDPALASLFGVADAVLAVAEPARATAVAALASLSGRRPLVVACPTGTMAGQLTDDLAQLLPAGEALLFPAWETLPFERVSPSVETMGRRLEVLWRLRDPARTPMVVVAGVRALLQRLGPGAVDVSPITVHAGGVLDPDDLLARLVACGYRREELVEHRGEVARRGAIVDVFPSTADAPVRIDLWGDEVDRLTTFSVNDQRSDRDLEEVEIFPARELLSSTAMRERAAALVGTEPWGREHWERLAEGAIFDGMESWTPWLSPDVTLLTDVLPATAKVVLVEPRRMRDRAHDLLAEEDDLARALASTWARDADKEFPRLHAEADRLLAGCGPTWSLVPVADSPDTAVLESTGWGPVVGDGQALTERLKGLLRDRYRVVVAADGEGSAQRIAQLLLDHDLDFTIVASPAGGAVPDLTRPGGAIVVAPLHRGCTIPSSRLALIAESDLTGRRRAHRTPRPRKREGLGFFEDLKPGNFVVHHQHGVGRYEGMVKRTIGGVERDYLLLAYKGGDKLYVPSDQIDAVRHYVGGESPALHRLGGADFAKAKGKVRSAVREVAHELVVLYQKRVHAPGHAFAGDTPWQHEMEDAFPFIETPDQRRAIDDVKSDMERPHPMDRLICGDVGFGKTEVAVRAAFKAIMAGKQVAVLVPTTLLATQHGNTFADRFAGYPIRVEVLSRFLTQAQARDVVAGLASGAVDCVIGTHRLLSEAVSFKDLGLLVVDEEQRFGVQHKELVKQLKTNVDVLTMSATPIPRTLEMSLVGIRDLSLLQTPPADRQPILTYVGEYDERVAVEAIRRELLREGQVFWVHNRVQSIDTCASRLRELVPEARIAVAHGQMDEGSLEQVVVDFWEGHFDVLVCTTIIESGIDMPTVNTLVVERADLLGLGQMHQLRGRVGRSGQRAYAYLFHPRDRTLTEEAYERLRTIGESTDLGSGFKIAMRDLEIRGAGNLLGQAQSGHIAAVGYDLYCQMVTEAVAEMKGEEVREPAEIKLDLPTDAYLPADYVTKEELRLEAYRRLAAVTTDAEVDDIRSEWEDRYGPVPGPAEALLAVGRLRAECHRLGLRDLSIASDQARLAPLELKVSETLRLRRLVRDAIYKEDQRQLVVPLRRGADPATFLVGLLRELIPPASGQ, from the coding sequence ATGTCGTCGCCGTCGCCCTCGCTCGCCCAGCTGGCCTCGTTGCCGCCGCTGCTGCGCGACGACCCCGCCCTCGCCTCGCTGTTCGGCGTCGCCGACGCGGTGCTCGCCGTGGCCGAGCCCGCGCGCGCGACCGCCGTCGCCGCCCTCGCCTCCCTCTCCGGCCGACGCCCGCTCGTCGTCGCTTGCCCGACCGGCACGATGGCCGGTCAGCTCACCGACGATCTGGCCCAGCTCCTGCCCGCCGGTGAGGCACTGCTCTTCCCCGCGTGGGAGACCTTGCCGTTCGAGCGGGTCAGCCCGAGCGTCGAGACGATGGGTCGCCGGCTGGAGGTGCTGTGGCGCCTCCGCGACCCCGCGCGCACACCGATGGTGGTCGTCGCCGGTGTTCGGGCGCTGCTCCAGCGCCTCGGCCCGGGCGCCGTCGACGTCAGCCCGATCACGGTCCACGCCGGCGGTGTGCTCGACCCCGACGACCTGCTGGCACGCCTCGTGGCCTGCGGCTACCGCCGTGAGGAGCTCGTCGAGCACCGCGGCGAGGTCGCCCGACGCGGCGCGATCGTCGACGTGTTCCCCTCCACCGCCGACGCCCCGGTGCGCATCGACCTGTGGGGCGACGAGGTTGACCGGCTGACCACGTTCAGCGTCAACGACCAACGATCGGATCGCGACCTCGAAGAGGTGGAGATCTTCCCGGCGCGCGAACTGCTCTCGTCCACCGCGATGCGTGAGCGTGCGGCCGCACTGGTCGGGACCGAACCCTGGGGCCGCGAGCACTGGGAGCGTCTGGCGGAAGGGGCGATCTTCGACGGCATGGAGAGCTGGACGCCATGGCTCTCCCCCGACGTGACGCTGCTCACCGACGTGCTCCCGGCGACGGCCAAGGTGGTGCTGGTCGAGCCGCGGCGGATGCGCGACCGTGCCCACGACCTGCTCGCCGAGGAGGACGACCTCGCCCGCGCGCTCGCCTCCACCTGGGCGCGCGACGCCGACAAGGAGTTCCCGCGGCTGCACGCCGAAGCCGACCGCCTGCTCGCCGGGTGCGGTCCCACCTGGAGCCTCGTCCCCGTGGCGGACAGCCCCGACACCGCGGTGCTCGAGTCCACCGGGTGGGGGCCGGTGGTCGGCGACGGCCAGGCGCTGACCGAGCGCCTGAAGGGGCTGCTGCGCGACCGCTACCGCGTCGTGGTCGCCGCCGACGGCGAAGGCTCCGCCCAGCGAATCGCGCAGCTGTTGCTCGACCACGATCTCGACTTCACCATCGTCGCCAGCCCCGCCGGGGGGGCCGTGCCCGACCTGACCCGGCCAGGCGGCGCGATCGTGGTCGCGCCGCTGCACCGCGGGTGCACGATCCCGTCGTCACGCCTCGCGCTGATCGCCGAGTCGGATCTCACCGGCCGCCGGCGGGCGCACCGCACTCCCCGACCCCGCAAACGCGAGGGCCTCGGCTTCTTCGAGGACCTGAAGCCGGGCAACTTCGTGGTGCACCACCAGCACGGCGTCGGCCGCTACGAGGGAATGGTCAAGCGCACGATCGGGGGTGTCGAGCGTGACTACCTGCTGCTCGCGTACAAAGGCGGCGACAAGCTGTACGTGCCCTCCGACCAGATCGACGCCGTCCGCCATTACGTGGGCGGCGAGTCACCGGCGCTGCACCGCCTCGGCGGGGCCGACTTCGCGAAGGCCAAGGGGAAGGTGCGCAGCGCGGTGCGTGAGGTCGCGCACGAGCTCGTCGTCCTCTACCAGAAGCGGGTCCACGCCCCCGGTCACGCGTTCGCCGGTGACACGCCGTGGCAGCACGAGATGGAAGACGCCTTCCCGTTCATCGAGACGCCCGACCAGCGGCGCGCGATCGACGACGTCAAGTCCGACATGGAGCGCCCCCACCCGATGGACCGCCTGATCTGCGGAGACGTCGGCTTCGGCAAGACCGAGGTCGCCGTGCGCGCCGCCTTCAAGGCCATCATGGCGGGCAAGCAGGTGGCCGTGCTCGTGCCCACCACGTTGCTCGCCACCCAGCACGGCAACACGTTCGCCGACCGCTTCGCCGGCTACCCGATCCGGGTGGAGGTGCTCTCGCGCTTTCTCACCCAGGCACAGGCGCGAGACGTGGTTGCGGGGCTCGCGTCCGGCGCTGTCGACTGCGTCATCGGCACCCACCGCCTGCTCTCCGAGGCGGTGTCCTTCAAGGACCTCGGCCTGCTCGTCGTCGACGAGGAGCAGCGCTTCGGTGTCCAGCACAAGGAGCTCGTCAAGCAGCTGAAGACGAACGTCGACGTGCTCACCATGTCTGCCACACCGATCCCCCGCACACTGGAGATGAGCCTCGTCGGCATCCGCGACCTCTCCCTGCTGCAGACGCCGCCCGCCGACCGCCAGCCGATTCTCACCTACGTCGGCGAGTACGACGAGCGGGTGGCCGTCGAAGCGATCCGGCGGGAGCTGCTGCGTGAAGGGCAGGTGTTCTGGGTGCACAACCGTGTGCAGTCGATCGACACCTGTGCCTCCCGGCTGCGTGAGCTCGTCCCCGAGGCGCGCATCGCCGTCGCCCACGGCCAGATGGACGAGGGCAGCCTGGAGCAGGTCGTGGTCGACTTCTGGGAGGGCCACTTCGACGTGCTCGTCTGCACGACGATCATCGAGAGCGGCATCGACATGCCCACCGTCAACACGCTCGTCGTCGAGCGCGCCGACCTGCTCGGCCTCGGCCAGATGCACCAGCTCCGCGGGCGTGTGGGGCGCAGCGGCCAGCGCGCGTACGCGTACTTGTTCCACCCCCGCGACCGCACGCTGACCGAAGAGGCATACGAGCGCCTGCGCACGATCGGCGAATCGACCGATCTCGGCAGCGGCTTCAAGATCGCGATGCGCGACCTCGAGATCCGCGGCGCGGGCAACCTGCTCGGCCAGGCCCAGAGCGGGCACATCGCCGCCGTCGGCTACGACCTCTACTGCCAGATGGTCACCGAGGCGGTCGCGGAGATGAAGGGCGAAGAGGTGCGTGAGCCGGCCGAGATCAAGCTCGACCTGCCGACCGACGCCTACCTGCCGGCCGACTACGTGACGAAGGAGGAGCTGCGCCTGGAGGCCTACCGGCGGCTGGCCGCGGTCACCACCGATGCCGAGGTGGACGACATCCGGTCCGAGTGGGAGGACCGCTACGGTCCGGTGCCCGGCCCGGCCGAGGCGCTGCTCGCCGTCGGGCGCCTGCGCGCCGAGTGCCACCGCCTCGGTCTGCGCGACCTGTCGATCGCCTCTGACCAGGCCAGGCTGGCCCCGCTCGAGCTGAAGGTCAGCGAGACCCTGCGTCTGCGGCGCCTGGTGCGCGACGCGATCTACAAGGAGGACCAGCGTCAGCTCGTCGTCCCCCTGCGCCGGGGCGCCGACCCCGCGACGTTCCTCGTCGGTTTGCTGCGCGAACTGATCCCACCCGCGTCGGGACAGTAG